Part of the Paenibacillus kyungheensis genome, CATAACTCTCAGCATTTAACCAACTAAAATCATTTATGCACTCGTCAAAAGCATTCCAATTCTCTCCGAAATACCAGGGAAACTGAAACACCGCAGAAAACTCATTAAATAAATTTTCAGTTGTATTACATTTTGTTCCTCTAACCAGTCTAGCTATCCATTGTTCATTAACCCTTCTCAAATCCCATAGTAGGTTTGTAAACTCGGATAAATCACCTTTTTTGATATAAAAATAAGGTTGACCTAAAGTTAGATCTATATTGTTATTAATCATGTATTCGACAACCTCATTTCTAGCTAATTTTCACTTTAGAGAATTTTATTTTTGCTGCTCTCGAATAGATTCCCCAATTTTTAAAGAGTCTATCAATATTTGAATCAGTCGATTATTTCCATTGACCTACGATTCTATTATTTAAGCCAATTACACACTTTTATCCATATTTCTTACAATATATTTATAATATGAAATAGAACTTCAATGCAAAAGGAGAGTTTAACGATGCAGCTCACAGCAAATGCGACGTTAATTATCGAAATAGAAGATGTGGATGCGATATGTTGTTATCGGGATCGAGATGGGTATACATTCGAAGAATCATTACGATTTGAAATTCTATTGCAGGATCTCATTTTGACGCCAAATTGTATATTAACTATCGACTTTCCAGCAGAGATGTTTATCGATCCTTATTATGAAGCTGAAAAAATAATGGATGCAGTACAGCATGTGATACAAGAACTCTATACTGCTCCTATTTCGATCTATTAATCACTTTACAGATAATATAACTTGGCTTGCTCTATCCACTCTTCCTTACTAAAATCTTCAAAATCTCCTGCGGATTCACACTTTTCTAAATAAGCCAGTTCGGCTGTAGCTTCTTCTTCATCTATATCTAGTAGATATAACTTGGTCTGCTCCAAGCCAGCCCCGCATAACAATTGCACATCAATCATCACAAATGAGTCCATACTGAGACGTTTGGCTTGCCAGATCAACCTTGTATCTTCTATCTGTCCTAGCGAAAACAACTGCATACATAACAGTCTCATATATTCATGATCTTCCCGCCCAGTATTGGCGCATTCTTTCTGTAGTAATGTGCGAATCGTCTGCAAATGCTCTATCTGTGGTGTTAATCCATATATTTCGATAACCTGTTCTAATTGATTCATGTTTGGTCTCCTTTATCTAAATCAAATAGACTACAGATGCCTACTCTCTGCCATGAAGTGTCTCCCATTCTTGCCAGGACATGATTTCCAGATCGGCTCTAGGCTCATCTTCTAACATCGCTAGTAACTCGACCGAATGACCATCTGGATCTGCAAAATAAATTGAGACCGCAGGCATAAATGGAAATACCGATAACTGTTCAGCACTTTCTCCAAAAAAGTTCGTCGTCTCAATACCCAAGCCCTCCAGATAACTACGAGCTTGTGGCATATCTTCGAGCTTAATACGAAAAGCAAAATGCTGTCTTTGCACAAGTGGCGACGGATAATTTTCCCGAATTCCAAGCATCGCCTCTCCCGGCTTACCTACCCAATAAAACTTCGATTTGCGAAAAGGATCATGATGGAGCGGAGTGATATGTAACAATTTCTCATAAAATGCTGCGGATCTCTGGTAGTCACTCACATTAATATGCGTTTCAAAAATTCCTTGTATCATTTAAAAATCTCCTCTCTATATAAGCAAATATTACAGATGTGATGTATTAGCAAAATCGATTAATGTAAAGTGATCTTTTTCAAAAGATACGATTGTAATCGAACATTCTTTAACAAGGCATGTTTGTAGATGAATAAAATTAGGATGCACTTGATCTAGTTCACTTTCACTTATCACATTTATTAGAAAATCAGTAATCAAACCTCCATGTGTCACAATAATAGTAGAACTTTCAGGATATTTGAATGATATATCAGATAAACACAAAGCTAATCGATCTCCTGCCATTCTAGCAGAATCTCCTTGAGATGGCACATAGTCTCTTTCTTGAGTACATTTATCCCACAGAGCAACAAACTCATCAAATGTTTGATCAGGTATATCTCCCCAATTAGCACGCTCACGCAATCGAAAATCTTCTATAACCGGTATGTATATAGAATCACTAATAATATGAGCGGTATGTTTAGCTCTTTGAAGAAGGCTTGAATAGATTTGATTGATATTTAATAGTTGAAAATAATGTGCTGTTTTTTTTAGCTTCTATGATACCTTGAGCAGTAATGTCTACATCACCGATCAACTTTTCTTTGATCGCATGTCTAACAATATAAAATAGATTAGTCATCTTCACTTCTCCTTATCCTATTATTGCATGTATTCTAAAACATTCTTTGTTCTAGATAATCTGAAGAAGAATTAATAAATGAAAACATATCTCATGCATTTAAGATATTGAAAGAATATATGGTACGATGAAATATATGTTTACTAATGAGAATATTAGTAAAGAACACTTACATATATCTTATTAATATCATTTTAGCAAAGGAGGACATAGTTGTAATACATATATCTAAGAAACGAAGTAACTATTTTATAGAAAAAAGAAGGTATATTATATGAAATCTAGCAAGTTAATTTTCCTATTATCTATAACATTATTCTGTGTATCTGCTTGTAATTCACACGATAGTACAAATCAAATATCAAATTCAAATCATCAATCGATCACTGATAAAAAAGCATTTAATCCAGAAACTCAAGATCATCAAACATCTGATCAACTTTCATTTGAAACTATACTTGCAGGCAAAAATCCTACATCAAACTTTTCAATCGATGCTGAACACAACTTTTTTCAATTGAAAATAATAAACAAAAGTAAATTAATAATTACTTTTAGTCTTGTAAATAATGAAACAGGAAAAGAAATTCTTGTAGATCAAGTAAAGCCAAATAAAATATGGACTTGGAACAGCAGTACCACTTATCCGAAAGGGTTAGATTCAGGAAAGTATACTATTCAATATAGATCGAATGGTAACAACATGAATGGCATTGCTTACGGGCAACTCAGCTCAACACCTAAATAATTAGACTAAATGAGATCTTACTTTGAAATAAATATAGCTACTAAACTCTATCTAATATCATATTATCATCAAAAAGCGGCTTCAAGTTCTATTACGAACTTAAAGCCGCTTTTTAATCATTTATATATCTACTTTCATGCCTCAATTCAACAACTCCACCGCATCATATACCCATCCTGCACTAAGCCAATTTCCAAGATCGCTTGAACCGCTAATCGGAGTGAGCGAGATTGTATTGGTGCCTTCTACTAGAGCGGAAGCGGGGATCGTCCATGAAAATGTAGTGTTGTTGCCACGATAGGTTCCAATCGTAAAGCTACGTGAATTCGGTTGTGTCGAGGCTGCTGGATTACTTAATATGGTGTTGTTCACAGTCACACTAGGACGACCATTATTGTATGCCGCTGTAATTCCGATATTCAGCACATGTGGTAAAGACGCTTGAGCGGCTGTTAGATTAAATGTGATCTTAGTTGGTGAATTTTGCCCTCTAAATTGAATCGCAGGGAACTTATTGGTTGCTCCACCGACGGCATACGTCACAGGGCCCCAACTTGCATTACGACTATCCGATGGATGACGAACAGCAATAGTCTGTCCATTCAAGAATTCTAGCGGTGTGCCATCCCATGTGCCGATACGCCATAGTGCTGGTTTGCTTGCAGGATCACCTGAAATGGTTCTTGTATTGATCGTTGTTGTGTTACCTGCGGTGACATTGACACTTTCTTTATAGACACCTAACTCGCCTTTGTAGACGGTCATGGTATATGTGCCAGGGATCATATCGCGACGGACAGCGGCTCCACTCGATGATGCTGTTGTCCAGTATTGAGCATTATCATTTGCAAATCCGATAGTATACGGCGAACCACTCACCATGCCAGATAGTCCATTCAATACAACTGTTCCACGACTGGATACCCAACCTGTTAATCCCAGTCCAGACATCCAGCTAAAGTCTGGTACACTTGGCGTTGACCCTGTAGTAAAGATCAGCGCATAAGGCCCATGTAGACCAAGTCGCCAATCTTCTGTCTGCTCATGACCGGAGTTCATATAGTTGTAGACTTCGGTATCTCCACCACTTTGAAATTGAATATCTCGAAAGAAAGGACCTCCTGAACTTTTCTCCCGATTGCCATACGCCATAAATACACCTACCCCATTACCAGTCACACCGCGAATGCTCAAATCTTTCGCCTGATCGTTGCCAAAATATTTGGATACGGTCTGACCGTTAGATAATCCAAACACATCCTGACTTTCAATCGCTCCTGTATTGTTGCGGATATTCGAATTGGCAGGAACACCTGTTAATACATTGCCATTTCCTCTGAAAATATAACGCAATTCTCCGACAGAAGGCTCTGCTGTAATATATGTCGCCATATAAATAATATTTTCGCCACTACGTGAGACATAATAGTGTGTTAACGTGCTTGTTTTGGTAATAATGGTCACTGTGGCACCGGATGGAGATGTATTCCATGTGACGTCTGCCCCTGATCCCAGACCAGAACTGATATGAGAACCTTTGCCTGCGGAGCTACTTAATTCGATTCCATTCATTTTGCTAGATGTAATATCTCCATTGTCTTTGTTTACGGTATAGACTAGCCCTGCGCCTGTATTGACAACAATCGTTGATCCATTGTCTGTTACACCGATAGCCGCGGCATGTCCGGTAGAAGTAGGAAATACACTCGATACACCTATCAATATCACTACAATCCACAGCATCAACCATTGGCGCCATCCCCATTGTCTTGCTTGCGATTCAACTTTGTTCATCATTATCCCTCCATTATTAGAATAGAAGTCATTTTGATAACGCTTACAAAAAACTGAACGACAGGACATTACTCTCAAAGGGCGATGTTTAGTGATTATCATTTATTAGTATAATAAGGAATAAAAAGTAATTTTCTATATATTATATGAAGTTACCATCGTTTTGAATGGATTTTCGGAATTGTTATACGGTAACTCTGTTTTTTCATCTGCTTTGTATAGTAGAGGTAATTATTGTCTAAATATTATAGATAAACGAGGTATAGTAAAAATTTTAGATCATCATTTAAAATAGTAATTTGGATTCATTAATTAAAACATAAAAAAGCCTTCATGCTTACAACGAAGGCTTTTCTTTGTGTAGATTATATGGTGCTTATATATCTGCTCTTCTATGACTGATAATTGTCTGTCTGCTTACTGTACATCTATGATCTGGATAACAGATAAATCACTTCTCATCTAACATCTTTTCCAACTGTTCTAACGCTTGTAGATTACCTGAAGCAGAATAGTCTAACCATGGTTGCTCTGTGATCATATAGATTTGTTTGTTTTTAACAGCTTTGAGACCTAACCAGATTGGATCGGATTGTAGCTTTTCAAATACTTGATCACTGCCTTCGTCTACCGAAGAGACCAGTACAAAGATCGCATCTGCATCCAAATCAGGTAAGATTTCTTTGGAGATATTTTCCCAGTTCTTATCGATGGTGGTGACGTTGGGAGAAGGGGTTAATTTCAAATCTTCAAACAAAATAGGGCCAAGCGGGCGATCCATACCATAGATACGGAATCCTTTTGCTGATACACGCATCGCTAACACTTTACCATTGCCAATCTTTTGTTGGAATCGCGTACTGACTTCTTTTGCTTTGGCTTCGTAAGCAGTAATAAATGATTTTGCGTTCTCTGTGCGATCTACGATTTGGGCGATTGTGCGTAAGTGATCTTGCCATCTTCCTTCATCCAAATTAATCACATGTGTAGTAGCTATCTGCTCAAATTTATCTAATCCATGCTTATCTGCAAATTCAGCATCTATAAAAATCTCATCCGGTTGTAATCCGATCAATGCTTCCATATCCGGTTCTTTGGTAAATCCTAAATACTGTATCCCTTGATATTGCTCCCCTGTAATCGGTAAATAATCGCTTGTTGTTGTTGCCGCAGGTTTAATACCCAATGCCATCAGATCACCTGTTAGAAAAATAGAAATCGAAGCAATCTTTTTGTTCTCTGTAGCTTCTGTTGTGCTTGTTGTTTCAGTCACTGCTGGTGCTGACCCACAAGCACTCAGTATCCAGATCATACAAATTCCTAGTGTTAACCCTATCCACTTTTTCATACTTAACCCCTTTATGTGTTTATTTCTCTCTGTGGAACGATTGACATATTGTAATGTATATAGAATTAATCTGTGTACTCATCTATATACTCAAACAACCTAATTGATAATTATTATCAATTAGGTTGAATTTTATAGTAGCTTCTATTCGTTGTCAATGGAAATGATTGTTATCATGTAACTCTATACATATCACACTTGTTCTGTATCATAATCGATAATTGTAGCTCATTCTAATCGTCATTTATATTGTTGAGCAGTTCTTTTCTATATTTCTCTTTGAACTGATCAGGAATCTGATCAAAAATATGTAAAGGTATTCCACATATAGACTTTAAGATTGTAATCTGCTCATTTGTATAACTATCAAGGAAATCCCAATATATCAAAAGAAAATTTTCTTCATGAATATAGTCGAGCCAACCATCTGCAATCCTCTGATCATTTTGGTCAAACACCGCAATCCCTGAAAAATTATCTAGCGGTTCACCCATATATGTAGTCATTTTTCCTTCTATACAACTATCTGACCAATCGAATTTATAGATATCCTTTTGAATATGATAAAAATTCAAATTCTTTACTAATTGACGTTCGATTTCTGCTCTCAACTAGTTACTCAACGGATAACTTAACCCCAGATCTATATAGTTTGGTTTCAATATATACCTCCATCTATGTGCCTATTATAGTTATCTTCATTTCTTACTTAGCAAATATATTCCCAAAATGACTACGATTAGAATAGCTAGTATTCGTATCTCATAAGGCAAAAATTTTGTCATCCATAAAGCTGTAAATATTGTGGATATCGCTAGATAGCCTATCCATTCTGTAGCATCAATATTCTTTTTATTAAGAAATATATTTATATATCCTATTGGGGGAACTACAATCGATAATACAATAATAACTATTGGTCGCAAATACCATTTTGTTTTCATTTAACCTCCGTATATTTAATTCTTGTTACATGTATTTAATAATAACAGATACTATACCCACCTCTTTAACTGCAATGTCTGTTCCTTAAAATATTTTCTATGTTTTTCAAAAGAAAATCAGTTTCAGTCCTACGATTAAAATCACTATCCCTATTACTCGTAACCGGATAGCTCCTTTGGGTTCTTCCAATATTAATAAACCTCCTACAGCTCCGATCACATGTAAGCCAATCGTGGTGATTAAGAACCCAGTAATGTAGACGGCTGGACTGAGCAGTAGAGGAATTTCAAGCCCATGTGCGTAACCATGTGCAAATCCGAAAAGAGCGACTCCACAACTTGCAATCCATACGGACTGTTGGCGATTCCAGACAATCGCTAATCCTAACAAACACACAGAACAAGCAATATACACTTCCAGATGTGACCATAGCCATCCCTCTAATCCAACTACACCACCTAGCAACATCATCAAGACAAAGCAAGATGGCACGATATAGATCGCTTTGCCACCAATCTGCGCGCTCCATACTCCAACAGCAAGCATCGCTACCAGATGATCCACCCCTGTTAATGGATGCAAAAAACCACTGCCCCCAAATCCATGTGCATCGGCAATATTTGTATAGAGTCCTCCTAATATCAGTACAAGCACTATAATTCTAATCATGTGACATCATCTCTTTTTGCTTTAGACGATCTTTTACACTTACGATCAAACTTAGAATCGCAGGGATCATCGGAAACAGCGACGTATACATGCCTGAGAAATACTCATATCCTACTCCTTCTTGCACCATTCGTACGATAGGAAATACAAGCAAATGTGTAGGTTCCCCTAGAATCATACCTACAATCATAAACCACAAAATAAAATTGCCAAATGCTTGTCTTTTCCATAGACTATACGCACCCAATATCCAGAAAAATGGGCCTATCAAAGTAATCAAATAATCGAAATCTCGATCTGTCCATGTCTGTCCGGTAATCGATGTGATGCCTTGATTAAAATGAGTCAGTACTTCTTCTCCAACATGAATATAAAAAAGAGCTTGTAACAATAAATATAGCGGTACTACTGTATATGGATCAGCCGGTAGATACGAAGTTGTTTTGCGCCAGCAGACCAATCCACCCATCATAGAACCGATAATCACACCTACTGGTAATAAGCTACCTGTTTGCGTATAAAAAGTCATCCCATAGATCGCAATACAAGTTACAATCAAAATCGTCCATAGATTTTTTTTACGTCGACTTAGTGGTTGTATCGATTCATGATGTACAGCTTGTTCTTGTGGTCGAATAAGCTTCAGTATCCCTGTACTTCCTAGATAAAATAATAACATTGCTACCCAGACTCCGCCGAAATAATGATGCATATATAACGAATAGTGCCCTAATTCTACAATCAGTTGAATCACTGATTCCACAGCCACATACGCATATCCCCACCATGCAAAAAATGCACCGACTATATAGCCTTTGCTCAAAAAATAACCACCAAATAACAAAATCACAACAGGTAATCCAACCATCCAGATAAACCAATGGGTATGACTCACTACAAAACCATTAGCAAATCCTGCTGAATAATGTATTGCTATAAAACTTGCATACATCGATGTATAACGAAGCGTATTCAGTGCTATTAGCAATACGATACAGATGATATAGACAGGTAAAAGTGAATCCATACGAGGAGCTGAGCGATAGGAGTAAGTTAGCCATCCTACCAAAGCAAATCCAGTTACCAGCCCATATTCTACACTTATTCCCCATCCTACATGAATCAATAATAAGACTGACAAGGTAACAGATATCGAAATAACGGTCAGCAAACTTTTACTATTGGAAGTGTCCACCTTTTATCACCTATCTCCCCTCAAAATGTGATCTATATCTGAAGTAAATAAACAACATGTTGTTGCTTAAATTGTAGCAATCTGACGCCTATATTCAACAAACAATACCGTTAGAATTGTTGCTTAACCTACACTTTATCGTACAGTGATGATTTTCTCTGGAATTACGCACAATACTGATAATAGTGACGATCACCAGCACAAAAAAAAGCCACTTCATTGATAGAAGTGACTGTTGTCTGAAAAAGGATTAAGTTGAAGTCTGTTGTAAAGTTTGTAGTGGCCCTTCCACAAAAAGATGCGCCATTTGAGTAGCCATAAATTCGGCTGAATAAGGCATTACACCTGTTAACCATTGTGTAAGTAACCCTACATTAGCTGTTGCTACATACGTAATAGCTATATCTTGCATCATCTGTTGTTGAGGATTAGAAGAAAAGTGTTGCCCGATCACTTCATAAAGATTAGCTTTGATTAACTGGATAAGTTGAGATTGAAAAGAAGGCAACCCTTTATCTCCAAGCATTACTTTAAAATAAAGCTGATGACGAGAAATAATCGTAAGTACACGCAAAAATAAAGCTTCTAACGAGTGAATATCTAATTGTACTTTTTTCATATCACTTACTTTCACTTCAGCTTGGAGTGAAGTTAACATATCAGTCATACTTTTTTCTAATAGATCGTATTTATCCCGGTAATGTTGATAAAAAGTAGCTCGATTAATCCCTGCTTCGCGGGTTAGACTTTGTACAGTTACCGCATCGAATCCTACTTGATCTATTAATTTGATCAATGCTTCTCGTAGCCAACTTTGTGTTCGTACCACACGTAAATCATTGACATTCACCATGCATTCTCCCCATCCTTGGTGGTATAAGTCTAGCCATGTAAATAGGAAATGACTGAAGATTAGACATATAAAAGATTCATTACTATCTATTTTATACAATTACACAGTAAAAAACCGCTCTATACAAAGATAGAACGGTTTTTAGAACTAATTAAATATACTGAACAGTTTAATCTCCACTTACTGTAACAGCACCTTGATCACTAAGAAGCGCTATATTATTTTGAATAACTTTATCGCCATCTTTTAACCCGCTGGTAATCAACGTCTGAGAACCTACTTCACTGCCTACTTTTACTTCTTTACGAATCGCTTTGTTATTGACAGCTACATAGACATAAGAAGTGTTACCGTCTTTTTGAATTGCTTTGGTAGGTACGATAATGCCTTCTTTGGCATCTTTACCGATAAAGCTTACATCCGCCAACATCCCCGGTTTGAGCTTATTATCTGCGTTGGAGACAGCTACTTGAACAGGATAACCATTTCCACTGCTATCGATAGAGTTAATATTTTTCACTTTACCTGTTGTCAAAATATTGGATGAAGCTACACGCACCTGTACACGATCTCCTGCTTGGATACGATTGATCTGATCTGCCGGTACATAGATCAACATATTCACTGTACTAAGATTTGCAATCACAAGCGAAGGCGCAGAAGGAGCGACCATTTCACCGGTTTCTGCATTTTTGGTAGTAATGATGCCGTTAATCGGTGAAGTGACTACTGCATTTTTGAGATTATCTTGAGCGATATTGACATTCAATCGAGCTTGCGCTACTTTTTGCTCGCTTGCCGAGATACCTGCTGTACTTTGAGCCACATCCAGTTGACGTTGAGCATTACTGTAACCGCTATTGGCATTCTCATAACTGCTGGTTGCATTTTCATATGCACTTTGAGCAGTGGATAAGCCTTTTTGCGCAGTACCTAAAGCATTTTGAGCAGCGACTAATTGTTCTTCTGCATTGGCTTTGGTATTTAGAGCATTTTGATAAGCAGTCTGGGCGGTAACGACAGCAGCAGTTACCTGTTCTAATTCTGCTTGTGTCGCTAGACCGTTATTGAATAATGATTGCGTACGTGATGCTGTTTTTTGCGCAGTAGTTACATTTTCTTGAGTCTGCTTAATCGTATTGGTTGCTGTAGAGATAGCAGTCTGTGCTTGCTTGAGCGCTGTTTGAGCTTGATTGACTCCTGCTTGCGCTTGATTCATTCCGCCTGTCGCTTGATCAATCGCGCTTTTGGATGAAATAACGCCACCTTTAGAACTGACTACACCTGAATTGGCAGAGACCATTCCGGATTCACGTGAATCTTTAGCAGTGGTCACTCCTGCTGCTGCCGCTTCTACATTCGATTGAGCAATTTTGAGATTGTTACGAAGATCGTCGTCCTCTAATTTGAATAAGACCTGCCCTTTTTTCACTTCTGTTCCGATATCCACAGAGATAGCCGAGACTTTACCTGATATTTTGGGCATAATATTTACTGTCTCTGAAGGGGTGACTGTGCCTGTATAGATTTCACCTTGTCCGATCAATCCTTTTTGCGCCTGACTGACTTTGACAGTGACATTCATCGCTTGAACCGGTTCACCACTAGAACAACCTGCTAACATCATACTACTTACTATTAAGGCGGCGGCTGTAACTTCCCACTTTTTGATTTTCATCGCTTCTTTCCTTTCTATAAAAACGTTCCTGAACATATTTATCTGTTGTCACCTTAGGCTTTGGCTAAAATAACTTCTTCTTTCGGTGCTTTCGGTTTGCGTTTGCTGATAAACAACAAAATTAACGGAATCGAGCAAAATAGTGGAATCGACGAGATCACAAATGTATCGGCAATTCCGCGTGAGTACGCGTCCAGAGAAATCATACTGGTTAACGAAGATACCCATGAGCTACCGAGTGTAGATTGCAAAGTCTGTGCACCATCTGTCGTAATCGATTCAGCAATATGTTGACCATGTAAAGCAGTTCGACTTTGCATAATAAAGGTCAAAATCGCAATAGCGATAGAACCAGCAATTGTACGAATCAGATTGGATGCCGCAGAAGCATTAGCTACTTTTTCCGGTGCAACAGCATTCATGCCTACAGTAGATAAAGGCATAAGACACAT contains:
- a CDS encoding barstar family protein, with protein sequence MINNNIDLTLGQPYFYIKKGDLSEFTNLLWDLRRVNEQWIARLVRGTKCNTTENLFNEFSAVFQFPWYFGENWNAFDECINDFSWLNAESYVLFISNSEALLELNMESLVTFLNIMKNTIMEWEQDRDFGAMKTSPIPFKIIFHSTEGNAQKVINKFQELGIDLVII
- a CDS encoding VOC family protein, yielding MIQGIFETHINVSDYQRSAAFYEKLLHITPLHHDPFRKSKFYWVGKPGEAMLGIRENYPSPLVQRQHFAFRIKLEDMPQARSYLEGLGIETTNFFGESAEQLSVFPFMPAVSIYFADPDGHSVELLAMLEDEPRADLEIMSWQEWETLHGRE
- a CDS encoding histidine phosphatase family protein gives rise to the protein MNQIYSSLLQRAKHTAHIISDSIYIPVIEDFRLRERANWGDIPDQTFDEFVALWDKCTQERDYVPSQGDSARMAGDRLALCLSDISFKYPESSTIIVTHGGLITDFLINVISESELDQVHPNFIHLQTCLVKECSITIVSFEKDHFTLIDFANTSHL
- a CDS encoding rhamnogalacturonan lyase B N-terminal domain-containing protein; protein product: MNKVESQARQWGWRQWLMLWIVVILIGVSSVFPTSTGHAAAIGVTDNGSTIVVNTGAGLVYTVNKDNGDITSSKMNGIELSSSAGKGSHISSGLGSGADVTWNTSPSGATVTIITKTSTLTHYYVSRSGENIIYMATYITAEPSVGELRYIFRGNGNVLTGVPANSNIRNNTGAIESQDVFGLSNGQTVSKYFGNDQAKDLSIRGVTGNGVGVFMAYGNREKSSGGPFFRDIQFQSGGDTEVYNYMNSGHEQTEDWRLGLHGPYALIFTTGSTPSVPDFSWMSGLGLTGWVSSRGTVVLNGLSGMVSGSPYTIGFANDNAQYWTTASSSGAAVRRDMIPGTYTMTVYKGELGVYKESVNVTAGNTTTINTRTISGDPASKPALWRIGTWDGTPLEFLNGQTIAVRHPSDSRNASWGPVTYAVGGATNKFPAIQFRGQNSPTKITFNLTAAQASLPHVLNIGITAAYNNGRPSVTVNNTILSNPAASTQPNSRSFTIGTYRGNNTTFSWTIPASALVEGTNTISLTPISGSSDLGNWLSAGWVYDAVELLN
- a CDS encoding ABC transporter substrate-binding protein, whose product is MKKWIGLTLGICMIWILSACGSAPAVTETTSTTEATENKKIASISIFLTGDLMALGIKPAATTTSDYLPITGEQYQGIQYLGFTKEPDMEALIGLQPDEIFIDAEFADKHGLDKFEQIATTHVINLDEGRWQDHLRTIAQIVDRTENAKSFITAYEAKAKEVSTRFQQKIGNGKVLAMRVSAKGFRIYGMDRPLGPILFEDLKLTPSPNVTTIDKNWENISKEILPDLDADAIFVLVSSVDEGSDQVFEKLQSDPIWLGLKAVKNKQIYMITEQPWLDYSASGNLQALEQLEKMLDEK
- a CDS encoding HupE/UreJ family protein, whose translation is MIRIIVLVLILGGLYTNIADAHGFGGSGFLHPLTGVDHLVAMLAVGVWSAQIGGKAIYIVPSCFVLMMLLGGVVGLEGWLWSHLEVYIACSVCLLGLAIVWNRQQSVWIASCGVALFGFAHGYAHGLEIPLLLSPAVYITGFLITTIGLHVIGAVGGLLILEEPKGAIRLRVIGIVILIVGLKLIFF
- a CDS encoding TetR/AcrR family transcriptional regulator — protein: MNVNDLRVVRTQSWLREALIKLIDQVGFDAVTVQSLTREAGINRATFYQHYRDKYDLLEKSMTDMLTSLQAEVKVSDMKKVQLDIHSLEALFLRVLTIISRHQLYFKVMLGDKGLPSFQSQLIQLIKANLYEVIGQHFSSNPQQQMMQDIAITYVATANVGLLTQWLTGVMPYSAEFMATQMAHLFVEGPLQTLQQTST
- a CDS encoding efflux RND transporter periplasmic adaptor subunit, coding for MKIKKWEVTAAALIVSSMMLAGCSSGEPVQAMNVTVKVSQAQKGLIGQGEIYTGTVTPSETVNIMPKISGKVSAISVDIGTEVKKGQVLFKLEDDDLRNNLKIAQSNVEAAAAGVTTAKDSRESGMVSANSGVVSSKGGVISSKSAIDQATGGMNQAQAGVNQAQTALKQAQTAISTATNTIKQTQENVTTAQKTASRTQSLFNNGLATQAELEQVTAAVVTAQTAYQNALNTKANAEEQLVAAQNALGTAQKGLSTAQSAYENATSSYENANSGYSNAQRQLDVAQSTAGISASEQKVAQARLNVNIAQDNLKNAVVTSPINGIITTKNAETGEMVAPSAPSLVIANLSTVNMLIYVPADQINRIQAGDRVQVRVASSNILTTGKVKNINSIDSSGNGYPVQVAVSNADNKLKPGMLADVSFIGKDAKEGIIVPTKAIQKDGNTSYVYVAVNNKAIRKEVKVGSEVGSQTLITSGLKDGDKVIQNNIALLSDQGAVTVSGD